ATTTCTGGCAGTTACAGCCAACCGTCATTCTCGGCCTATTAGACCAACGCTTGCCACGGCTAACTGCTGGCTTAGCACATCTACACGCTGCCGGTTATCAGGTCATGCTCCGTAATTCAGGTGGGCTAGCCGTAGTTGCTGACCCTGGTGTACTAAACGTCTCCTTATTTCTTCCAGCAACTCGTGAACGCTATTCAATTACAGCGGCATATCAATTGATGGTCGACTACGTTCAGGCAGTTTGGCCACAATTAAATATCACGACTGGTGAGATTACACGCTCCTATTGTCCTGGTGATTATGATTTGAGTATTGCCGGTCGTAAAATTGCTGGAATGTCGCAACGGCGCACTGCCGAAGCGCTGGTCATCATGCTGTATGTCAGCGTTGATGGCGATCAGATGGCCCGTAGTCAACTCATTCAGCGTTTTTACCAAGTCAGCTTAGCCGGTCACCATGACGCGCGGTTTCCAGATGTTGATCCACAAGTCATGACGACCGTTGCTGACGCTTTGGCAGCGCCGACTGACACTACCGCTACACAAGCTCGTTTTATAGCCATCCTAGCTCAACATGGGACGGTCGACACAACAAGTTTGCCGTTAGTCACCGAAGAACCTGAATTTCAAGCACACTTAAATCAAGCCTATCAACAAATGCAACGCCGACAACAACGCTTGCATCACTGAAAGAAGGAATTAATTTGGTCTATCGCCAGCAACTATTACCCATGGAGAAAGTCTTTCGTGACCCGGTCCATGATTACATTTATATCCAACATCAAGTCATTCTCGATTTGATCAACACCTCGGAATTTCAACGACTGCGCCGTATTAAGCAACTCGGTACGACCTCGCTGACCTTCCACGGTGCAGAACACTCCCGCTTTGGACATTGCCTCGGTGTTTATGAGATTACACGCCGTATTTGCGATAACTTCGAACGTAACTACCCGACCCAGGCCCCTGGTGACGGTGGTTGGGATGATCACGAGCGATTGGTCGCACTATGCGCCGCCCTGTTACACGATATCGGTCACGGGCCATACTCACACACATTCGAGCACATCTTTCACACCGACCATGAAGCCCTAACTGTTCAGATTTTGACATCACCTGAAACCGAGGTCAATCAGGTCTTACAGCAAGTCTCACCTGACTTCCCGGCCCAAGTTGCGGCCGTCATTCAAAAAACGTACCCGAATCCCCAAGTCGTCCAGATGATTTCTAGTCAAATCGATGCCGATCGGATGGACTACCTACTGCGAGATTCGTACTTCACGGGTACGAATTACGGCAATTTTGATTTGACCCGTATTTTGCGCGTTATGAAGCCGTATCAAGGCGGCATTACATTTGCAATGGAAGGCATGCACGCGGTCGAAGATTACATTGTCAGTCGCTTCCAGATGTACATGCAAGTCTATTTCCATCCAGTATCACGTTCCATGGAAGTCATCCTAGATCGCCTACTGGAACGGGCTAACGATCTTTATCAAAGCCACGCGGTCGACGCTGAAGCCACACCAGTGATGTTATTGCCGTTTTTCAATAATAACTTTACGTTACACGATTATTTACGGTTAGACGATGGCGTCT
This Lactiplantibacillus plantarum DNA region includes the following protein-coding sequences:
- a CDS encoding lipoate--protein ligase family protein — encoded protein: MSKPMQRYHFSSIISDDTDNGGGFIMRHPSCPITTDNGVAFLTESTIATLSQKYEPAAMLDSFAYTNALLWLTAARQQPIVHFWQLQPTVILGLLDQRLPRLTAGLAHLHAAGYQVMLRNSGGLAVVADPGVLNVSLFLPATRERYSITAAYQLMVDYVQAVWPQLNITTGEITRSYCPGDYDLSIAGRKIAGMSQRRTAEALVIMLYVSVDGDQMARSQLIQRFYQVSLAGHHDARFPDVDPQVMTTVADALAAPTDTTATQARFIAILAQHGTVDTTSLPLVTEEPEFQAHLNQAYQQMQRRQQRLHH
- a CDS encoding HD domain-containing protein; translated protein: MVYRQQLLPMEKVFRDPVHDYIYIQHQVILDLINTSEFQRLRRIKQLGTTSLTFHGAEHSRFGHCLGVYEITRRICDNFERNYPTQAPGDGGWDDHERLVALCAALLHDIGHGPYSHTFEHIFHTDHEALTVQILTSPETEVNQVLQQVSPDFPAQVAAVIQKTYPNPQVVQMISSQIDADRMDYLLRDSYFTGTNYGNFDLTRILRVMKPYQGGITFAMEGMHAVEDYIVSRFQMYMQVYFHPVSRSMEVILDRLLERANDLYQSHAVDAEATPVMLLPFFNNNFTLHDYLRLDDGVLNTYFSHWRDSRDQILADLATRFLDRRPLKSARVDATTQPLIPTLQKLIEQAGFDTHYYTDINDSYDLPYDAYDPKMKKPRTQIELQQKDGSLLELSTVSDLVRAITGKVSGDQRFFFPKEMLSKNAENDLFKPIYQEFQQYILNDRLVVPH